A window of the Oryzias melastigma strain HK-1 linkage group LG11, ASM292280v2, whole genome shotgun sequence genome harbors these coding sequences:
- the oscp1a gene encoding protein OSCP1a, producing the protein MSTRTLPLVFINLGGEMLYILDQRLQAQNTSVDNSEKGVWSENDRKRVMSDIVGTMFSKAFMDELLKPQQLYSHRTMKTVLTRLAHTSIMRLNPASMEKLYELMVMAFKYQVYLCPRPKDLLLITYNHMDAIREFVRDTPAVANQVDETHRKLIEVYSPLSEGEFQLLRQTLLVFFQDMHVRVSLFLKNQIQKPNGRFTLTMSGPVPHGGEVPGLIRLLDVKGREVSRHEFPSGGSYSSAVREGSFDLHGDRVLRLGVNMYTMNYPEETHTSRNICAQPDDVPNLLAKEELNLLARIMGSMKTEHVHSAEGSFRLNLFASDQEEEEAGSSGGARDFEVINIQAMQDEQAAAELARIAGQFAEEEVRHEEQSSSKGDELLAMMDDL; encoded by the exons ATGTCCACCAGGACTCTGCCGCTGGTTTTCATTAATCTGGGTGGAGAAATGCTTTACATACTGGATCAACGACTGCAAGCGCAGAACACGTCTGTGGACAACTCAGAGAAAG GAGTGTGGTccgaaaatgacagaaaaagag TGATGAGTGACATTGTCGGGACCATGTTCAGCAAAGCCTTCATGGACGAACTTCTCAAACCGCAGCAGCTGTACTCACACAGGACCATGAAGACCGTGCTGACCCGGTTAGCGCACACCTCCATCATGAGGCTGAACCCGGCCAGCATGGAGAAG CTTTATGAGCTGATGGTCATGGCGTTCAAATATCAAGTCTACCTTTGTCCGCGGCCTAAAGACCTGCTGCTCATCACATACAACCACATGGACGCCATCCGGGAGTTTGTCCGAGACACTCCGGCGGTCGCCAACCAGGTGGATGAGACCCACAGGAAGCTCATCGAG GTCTACTCTCCTCTGTCAGAGGGAGAGTTTCAGCTCCTCAGACAAACTCTGCTCGTATTTTTTCAAGACATGCACGTTCGT GTGTCGCTGTTCCTGAAGAACCAAATCCAGAAACCCAACGGACGCTTCACCCTGACCATGTCGGGCCCGGTGCCTCATGGGGGGGAAGTTCCAGGACTGATCAG GCTGTTGGACGTGAAGGGCAGGGAGGTGAGCCGCCACGAGTTTCCCAGCGGAGGAAGTTACAGCAGCGCGGTCAGAGAGGGATCCTTTGACCTTCACGGAGACAGAGTCCTCAGGCTCGGCGTGAACAT GTACACAATGAACTATCCAGAGGAGACGCACACGTCCAGGAACATCTGTGCTCAG CCTGATGATGTTCCAAACCTGCTGGCCAAGGAGGAGCTGAACCTGCTGGCTCGCATCATGGGCAGCATGAAGACCGAACACGTCCACAGCGCCGAGGGAAGCTTTCGGTTAAACCTGTTCGCTTCagaccaggaggaggaggaggc GGGATCTTCAGGAGGAGCTCGGGACTTCGAAGTCATCAACATTCAAGCCATGCAG GACGAACAGGCCGCTGCCGAGCTCGCTCGAATTGCCGGACAGTTTGCAGAAGAGGAGGTGAGGCACGAGGAGCAAAGCAGCAGCAAAGGAGACGAGCTACTGGCCATGATGGATGACCTCTGA
- the lsm10 gene encoding U7 snRNA-associated Sm-like protein LSm10, protein MEPEEAAVGVEVVNSIRERTIAENSMVVLLQGLQGEVTTVDLRDESSARGLVLNVDAFMNIRLKDVLFRNRRGQSTQLQDLFITGRNVRYVHIPDHVDIMKTIETQLAKIHRVRNFAGEGGGRKEFSGRKK, encoded by the coding sequence ATGGAACCCGAGGAGGCTGCGGTGGGGGTGGAGGTGGTGAACTCCATCCGCGAGCGGACGATAGCGGAGAACAGCATGGTGGTCCTGCTGCAGGGTCTGCAGGGGGAGGTGACCACGGTGGACCTGAGGGACGAGAGTTCTGCTCGGGGGCTCGTGCTCAACGTGGACGCCTTCATGAACATCCGCCTGAAGGACGTGCTCTTCCGGAACCGGCGGGGCCAGAGCACCCAGCTGCAGGACCTGTTCATCACCGGCAGGAACGTGCGCTACGTGCACATCCCGGACCACGTGGACATCATGAAGACCATAGAGACCCAGCTGGCCAAGATCCACCGCGTACGCAACTTTGCCGGCGAAGGCGGGGGCAGGAAAGAGTTCAGCGGGAGGAAAAAATGA